GGGGGGGATCGAACTGCCGGCTGAAAACAGCAAGACGTGATTTCATCGTCAGCCTTCCAACTTGGAATATTCAGGTGTTGTCTGGACTGGAAGAAACGTCGGCGGATCTCTCGTCTGAACAAACGAAGGCAGGTAAGATAGAAAAACATCTTTGCTTCTTCTAATCAACCATCATTAGTCCTTCACCGCCATTGTGACTGTCTCGGAATGCTTATTCATAGTTTAGATGTTTGCAACCGGACGCTCAGGCATGCAGCTGATGctgatccctttttttttttccaaaacatcTGCCGTGCAGCTGCCTCCCTGCGCAAGGACGCGCATCTGAGGAGGCTATTGCGTCACAACCAGATTCTTCCCGGAatgtttgtcatttgaaaacacATGCATGACCATAAATGAGACTTGCCTTCAAACACTTCTATTGTTTTCCAGTCAGACTATTTTGGACCTTCCCTTTTATTGTGTCCTCCTGATGTTGGTATGGACATACCACAATATTGACAGCATACATTATATAGCTGCATGGGATGCCCTTCTCGATGCCCTGTATGGACCGAATCATCTGTTCTATATATATCCACGTGCAGCAGTGACACAGCttctgtgtcgttctcatccTTTCTTCTTAATAAGATGTCACGTTGGCATGAAATGACTCCAAACTAAGCTTGATTAATACCGATTGACGTCTCGATTGACTAAAAGGTTGTCTTTGTTTTACAGGAGCTGAAAATGGCTGTCCTGCTCTTAACGTTGATTTCCACACTCGTCGGTGCCTCACTCGGATGTCCGACGGTTTGCGCATGCTCAATCAAATATGGGCGTTTAATTGCCGAATGCGCCAACAAAGACTTGATTGAAATCCCAACAGGATTGCCTCCTACTGTCAACGTTGTTAGTTTCTCAGCAAACAAGATCCGTTTGGTACCACACGGCATTTTTAACAACGTCACCCAGATGATGTCGCTATGGATGGGCCACAATGAAATTGTCTCCGTCGAGCCAGGAAGCCTCACGCCCATGGTTCTTCTCCGTAACTTGGACATCAGCCATAATAAAATCATCAGTTTCCCATGGAGGGATCTGCAGGATCTCACTGGCTTGCAGTTACTTAAGATGAACCACAACGAGTTGGTCAGTCTGCCCAGAGATGCCTTCATTCATCTCCAGAACTTGAAGTCTCTTCGTCTTAACAATAACAAGTTCTTAACTATAGCTGAGGGAACATTTGATTCTCTGATGTCCTTGTCCCATTTACAGATCTTCAACAATCCTTTTGCATGCACTTGTTCCATCAACTGGTTTAGAGATTGGCTCTCAACAACGACCATCGCCATCCCTGACCAGAACTTGATCACTTGTGCCACTCCAATCACACTTCAAGGAGAAACAATAATAAACTTGCCCGATCTAAAATGCCCACACCCAAAAGTCACGATATGGACCGAACCAAATATCGACGACACGACTTTGTACGAGGGCGATACTTTGGTCTTACATTGTGAGTATGATGGGAATCCAAAACCATTGGTCACGTGGCGTCTACGCAGTCAAGCGCAAGAACTGGACCTGACTTCTACAGAGGATCAATCAAGCGAAAGGTCCTTATTGCCAAATCATTCCGTGCGGATCTTTAATAACGGAACCCTCATCATCTCACACCTCAATGCAGCGGCTGGAGGCAACTACAGCTGCTCCGCCTCCAATGAATTTGGCACCGCAGTAGATTCCCTTTCCGTCAACGTGGTGCCTTCATCAGAAGAAACATCTGCACAGGACGAGATCACGCCTGGTCTTGACAACGCAACACAAGAACCCATGCAGTCCGTGACTGAAATATCTCATTTGGATTCTGCTTCTAACCCGGATTTGTCTACCACGGAAGCTAAACCACAATCTTTTAAAACGTTAACCGGTTCATCTAAATGTGGACTGAACGCCAAAAAATTGCACATCTCCAGTCATTCCTTGAACGCCAGCTTGCATGACACAAATCATTACATGTTTGACTTTGGCGTCATCGCACTTTGGGTGTCAGAAACCGAGGCGACCATACGACTGGACCCCCGTCTTATCCCTAGACGGGCAAACCGAAGTATCACCTTTGTGGCAGCTTCGGAAAGTCCCCGGAACGGCACAGGAAATCCCGATGAAAGAATCACTTCACCTGGACTCCATTTGTGTGTCACCGCCAACCACAAACACTCACCTGTGCTGTGGTCGCCGGTTAAAGAAGGTCTGGGAACGTACCTCCTCAGCGATTTGCGGCCTGGCACCAACTACTCCCTCTGTTTGACCTACAAGGGGGAAGACTGTGAGGTCCAAGTCCTCTTCGCAACCAAAAAGAAAGTCCCCAATCTGATCATCATCATCTCAGTCAGCATCTGCCTTCTGACTGTGTCCACGGTTCCTCTTCTAGGAGCCATGTGCTTCCACTTGGTGCACAAATACCGCAGCAAGACCTACAAGTTGATCCTAAAGGCTCGAGACCAATACCAAATGGAGAGGAGCCGGGCCACCAACATCAACATCCCACCACTGACTGAATCTCCGAAGAATATAAACGCTGAGCGACTGGATGAGGACGATGGGTCCACAGAGAGTCTGGACGGAGAGAAGGAGGCGGATACGGAGGACAGCATCATGACCGAGACTGGCACTTTGTCTCAGTCGAGAGGGAATTTGGACGAATGCGACGTCGGATCGGACTTCAGCGACAGACTCCCTTTAGGGGCCGAAGCTGTCAATATCGCAAGCGACTAGAAATACTCGCAACAAGTGCACTTGGTCAAATACTATGCTGCTTTTGTTTCACTTTGTGCCAGTGATGTCAGCGACGTTAGTCTTATGTGAATGTGCTCCAGTCTCAAGTGAGGGACCAAGACATTCGTCAAGTTACCAAGCGAGCAACTAGCTCACTCACTCATTAGACAATCGGCAGTGTTTGGTGAATGTAGCAGACAGTCCAATAATCGTAGGGTAGGTGATGAGGTATGAGACATctgattaaaaacaaattggTGTATTATAACAGCGGTTGTCATTGCTAACTTACTAAGAGACATCATTATTTGGGTAGCAATAAAGATTGGAAATACAAATATGTAGCAAATAATTAGCTAGCAGGAAAAAAGACAATGCAGGTGCGGAGCTAGTATATATTTTCCTTAGGGGGGGGCAAGGGGTCGGGTATTATATTCAGTGATTTCATAGCATAAAACTTCTACAATCAGTTCTGTGTTTTGACAATGTCGTCGAACTTAATTTTTTGCTGACATCCACaatttttagttttgtttttgattgaatGTGTCGTCAAATACAAACACATACTGCGATTTATGAACATAGCTGTAAAACCAAACTTTCttcaatctatttttttttcttactgtctTTTTTCTATTGTGCATTCTGGCATTTAAAACAGCAGTTGTGGTTCGACGCAAGTTCTTTCACTATCTCGGTGTAAGTTGAACATTGATTGCTTTTGAAACACGTGTTAGCTTTTTCGTCAATAATCAAGATTCTATCTGTCCTAACTTAGTGACAAGCTTGCAGATGTGATATTGTACTTTGAACTACTTTGTTTTAACATGCCGTGTTTTTCCAAAAGTAGAACTCTGACCTCATTCATCCCGTTGTCATGCTGCAATTGATCAGTCCCGATCAATATATGTGCATGTCAATATGGAACCACCACAAGCCTGCACTAgcaggaccaaaaaaaaaaaatcaagatactAGGTGCATCAAATCGGTTTATTGCAACAATAGACGGAGAAAAACTACATCCATACTGTTGTATTTCATCTAAATTATGGAACAATGTTGGCTAAAATGTTTACTTGTACAATGTAGCAAAGTATTACAGAGCTGTGCATTGCTAGCTTACTTCAACTTGTTGTGACAATAATA
This genomic window from Syngnathus scovelli strain Florida chromosome 4, RoL_Ssco_1.2, whole genome shotgun sequence contains:
- the LOC137839517 gene encoding immunoglobulin superfamily containing leucine-rich repeat protein 2-like, which codes for MAVLLLTLISTLVGASLGCPTVCACSIKYGRLIAECANKDLIEIPTGLPPTVNVVSFSANKIRLVPHGIFNNVTQMMSLWMGHNEIVSVEPGSLTPMVLLRNLDISHNKIISFPWRDLQDLTGLQLLKMNHNELVSLPRDAFIHLQNLKSLRLNNNKFLTIAEGTFDSLMSLSHLQIFNNPFACTCSINWFRDWLSTTTIAIPDQNLITCATPITLQGETIINLPDLKCPHPKVTIWTEPNIDDTTLYEGDTLVLHCEYDGNPKPLVTWRLRSQAQELDLTSTEDQSSERSLLPNHSVRIFNNGTLIISHLNAAAGGNYSCSASNEFGTAVDSLSVNVVPSSEETSAQDEITPGLDNATQEPMQSVTEISHLDSASNPDLSTTEAKPQSFKTLTGSSKCGLNAKKLHISSHSLNASLHDTNHYMFDFGVIALWVSETEATIRLDPRLIPRRANRSITFVAASESPRNGTGNPDERITSPGLHLCVTANHKHSPVLWSPVKEGLGTYLLSDLRPGTNYSLCLTYKGEDCEVQVLFATKKKVPNLIIIISVSICLLTVSTVPLLGAMCFHLVHKYRSKTYKLILKARDQYQMERSRATNINIPPLTESPKNINAERLDEDDGSTESLDGEKEADTEDSIMTETGTLSQSRGNLDECDVGSDFSDRLPLGAEAVNIASD